One Terriglobia bacterium DNA window includes the following coding sequences:
- a CDS encoding sigma 54-interacting transcriptional regulator — protein MAVSTTEPRATVSADSDERHLEALVEVFECISLHGDLQQLLHEIASRLRPLVAFDVMYVSLYDALHNVMRVSVVEASIPVALPVHLQVPLDESAAGFSWKTQQPLFVNDLRNEPRFPEVARIMYESNVRRLCVLPLTTVHRRLGAIAFCRVQEVEYAEAEVRLLEKATAEIALAVDNSLHHQEVVRYEKQLQDERDRTRRLLDFTNTLVNNLGLEELFSAISAGLRNIVHHDYASLVFPALGTNELTIYAVDFPHGKGLVRANLSFNKKGSLAERVFATGKSVFTNLLQVEDFPAEPTHLLLAEGLKSACCLPLVNRERSIGALTLASVRPAAFSLTDAALLGQIANQVAIALDNALAFREIAELKDRLTEEKLYLQDEIRTEFNFDEIIGQNQEIKALLRQVETVGPTDAPVLILGETGTGKELVARAIHRLSRRQDRAFVKINCAAIPTGLLESELFGHEKGAFTGAIARKVGRLELAHLGTIFLDEIGDISPELQPKLLRVLQESEFERLGSNTTIHVDVRLIAATNRNLGQMVTDNQFRSDLYYRLRVFPILVPPLRERKDDIPLLVRFFVEKYSRRMAKAIKKIPADAMAALVNWRWPGNIREMENFIERCLILSPGPVLNVPVDELKEPGEVAPVASATLESAERECILGALRGAGGVISGANGAAAKLGLKRTTLQAKMKKLGITRSQLGSEPRSKP, from the coding sequence ATGGCCGTCTCCACCACAGAACCGCGTGCCACCGTATCGGCTGACTCCGATGAGCGCCACCTGGAAGCTCTGGTTGAGGTGTTTGAGTGCATCAGCCTGCATGGTGATCTCCAACAGTTGCTGCACGAAATCGCGTCTCGGCTCCGCCCTCTGGTTGCATTCGACGTCATGTACGTCAGCCTGTACGACGCGCTGCACAACGTAATGCGCGTCAGCGTCGTGGAGGCAAGCATTCCCGTCGCCCTGCCGGTCCACCTGCAAGTTCCGCTGGACGAATCGGCCGCCGGATTCTCCTGGAAGACGCAACAGCCGCTCTTCGTGAATGACTTGCGAAACGAGCCTCGGTTCCCCGAAGTGGCGCGGATCATGTACGAGAGCAACGTTCGCCGTTTATGCGTGTTGCCGCTCACCACGGTGCACCGCAGGCTGGGGGCGATTGCCTTCTGCCGGGTGCAGGAGGTGGAGTACGCCGAGGCGGAAGTCCGCTTGCTGGAGAAGGCGACGGCGGAAATCGCCCTTGCGGTCGATAACTCCCTCCATCATCAAGAGGTGGTCAGATACGAGAAGCAACTTCAAGATGAGCGGGATCGTACTCGCCGGCTGTTAGATTTCACCAACACGCTGGTCAACAACCTTGGCCTGGAAGAGCTCTTTTCTGCGATTTCGGCCGGCCTGCGGAACATCGTTCACCACGATTATGCGTCCCTGGTCTTTCCGGCGCTGGGAACCAACGAACTGACGATCTATGCGGTCGATTTTCCGCACGGCAAGGGACTGGTCCGTGCCAATTTGAGTTTTAACAAGAAGGGTTCCCTTGCCGAACGGGTGTTCGCGACCGGGAAGTCTGTGTTCACCAATCTGCTGCAGGTGGAAGATTTTCCGGCAGAGCCAACTCATCTGTTGCTCGCAGAGGGATTGAAATCCGCCTGCTGTTTGCCGCTGGTGAATCGCGAACGTTCGATTGGAGCGCTGACTCTGGCATCCGTTCGCCCAGCCGCGTTCAGCCTCACCGATGCGGCTCTGCTGGGCCAGATTGCCAACCAGGTGGCCATTGCCCTTGACAACGCCCTGGCGTTCCGTGAGATCGCCGAACTCAAGGACAGGCTGACGGAAGAGAAGCTGTACCTGCAGGATGAGATCCGCACCGAGTTCAACTTCGATGAAATCATCGGGCAGAACCAGGAAATCAAGGCACTTCTCAGGCAGGTAGAGACGGTCGGCCCCACCGACGCTCCGGTGCTCATTCTCGGTGAAACTGGAACCGGAAAGGAGTTGGTTGCCCGGGCCATCCACCGGCTCAGCCGGCGTCAAGACCGCGCCTTCGTCAAGATCAATTGCGCCGCCATCCCGACCGGGCTTCTCGAGAGTGAATTGTTTGGACACGAAAAAGGCGCGTTTACCGGCGCCATCGCCCGCAAGGTAGGCCGATTGGAGTTGGCTCACCTCGGGACGATCTTCCTCGACGAGATCGGCGACATTTCACCGGAACTTCAGCCCAAGCTCCTGCGCGTCCTGCAGGAGAGTGAGTTTGAAAGGCTGGGCAGCAATACCACGATTCATGTCGATGTGCGGCTGATCGCGGCCACCAACCGCAACCTGGGGCAGATGGTAACCGACAACCAGTTTCGCAGCGATCTCTACTACCGCCTCCGCGTTTTTCCCATTCTCGTTCCGCCGCTGCGGGAGAGGAAAGACGATATTCCGCTGCTGGTTCGTTTCTTTGTTGAGAAGTACTCGCGCCGCATGGCTAAGGCCATCAAGAAAATTCCAGCGGATGCAATGGCGGCGCTGGTCAATTGGCGCTGGCCCGGCAATATTCGAGAGATGGAGAACTTTATCGAGCGTTGCCTCATTCTCTCGCCCGGTCCGGTGCTGAACGTTCCCGTCGATGAACTGAAGGAACCCGGTGAAGTCGCTCCCGTTGCAAGTGCGACCCTGGAATCGGCGGAGCGGGAGTGTATCCTCGGAGCGCTGCGGGGCGCCGGCGGCGTGATCTCCGGCGCCAACGGGGCTGCTGCTAAGTTGGGCCTCAAGCGGACGACTCTGCAGGCGAAGATGAAGAAGCTCGGAATCACCCGCTCGCAACTCGGCTCCGAACCGCGCTCGAAGCCCTAG